One region of Oryza sativa Japonica Group chromosome 5, ASM3414082v1 genomic DNA includes:
- the LOC4339620 gene encoding uncharacterized protein, translated as MRFTASPVVELPVGGAVLTFEQDNDSFEVGTSVWPSSLVLVKFAERCLRDPALPFADVLRFPGTRAVELGSGCGPAGLGLSRLGLADLVLTDIAAVLPALRRNLRRNRRHLPRAPRLAQLHWNCPAHLASLASPRRFDLVVAADVVYVPESVPHLVAAMDVLADADRGVVLLGYQVRSPEAHQAFWDAVPAAFPVIEKIPREHLDPDYAYEESDVFVLRRRPRQ; from the coding sequence atgcgCTTCACGGCGTCTCCGGTGGTGGAGCTGCCGGTGGGCGGCGCGGTGCTGACGTTCGAGCAGGACAACGACTCCTTCGAGGTGGGCACCTCCGTGTGGCCTTCCTCCCTCGTCCTCGTCAAGTTCGCCGAGCGCTGCCTCCGCGACCCGGCGCTCCCCTTCGCCGACGTCCTCCGCTTCCCGGGcacccgcgccgtcgagctcggctcgggctgcggccccgccggcctcggcctctcccgcctcggcctcgccgacctcgtcctcaCGGACATCGCCGCGGTGCTCCCCGCGCTCCGCCGCAACCtccgccgcaaccgccgccacctcccgcgCGCCCCACGCCTCGCCCAGCTCCACTGGAACTGCCCCGCGCACctcgcctccctcgcctccccgcgccgcttcgacctcgtcgtcgccgccgacgtcgtctaCGTCCCGGAATCCGTGCCCCACCTCGTCGCTGCCATGGACGtgctcgccgacgccgaccgcgGGGTGGTGCTGCTCGGGTACCAGGTCCGGTCGCCGGAGGCGCATCAGGCCTTCTGGGACGCCGTGCCGGCGGCCTTCCCGGTGATCGAGAAGATTCCACGGGAGCATCTGGACCCGGATTACGCCTACGAGGAATCCGATGTGTTCGTTCTTCGCAGGAGGCCGCGACAGTGA
- the LOC9266451 gene encoding protein ECERIFERUM 16, protein MDPKAAAKAKRSHTVRGRRAHQTPAAAAAHRQKRAEAAAAAASASGPRGRNLPSNWDRYDGEDDADESAAPSEWTGEVAPRSKGADFGFLLEQARAQPREAQRLSSQDSPFDFMQASTSMLEAKGEEILSWCEDDNFILEDDLAPDFEVPFLSMDLHALATHLSKLKLSERLFLEKDLLPEDLAVASEVNQIQIQRGTDVDSDAKGSLIHDHDSIRCDDQMKADCQLKCFEEDKSTSSPKTSSHSVHLDTGEDNNNSEGAKFEVVAAEEELDMLLNTLGGTHLSGSNLDESFGNKSTLQDVKVNQPDKKVTPSTSSKSSVTAACDDALDDLLSETSPSVQNEGFAEPGSTSKNDHNIDIRYANQIDISTSIDDLVDDLLTDTSLCLNGQKQTTSAKGKDNISSVSVPPNSGPSNASDDFDSWFDSL, encoded by the exons atggatcccaaggcggcggcgaaggcgaagcGCTCGCACACGGTGCGGGGGCGGCGCGCCCACCagactcccgccgccgccgccgctcacagGCAGAAGCGCgcggaagccgccgccgccgccgcctccgcctccggccccCGCGGCCGCAACCTCCCGTCGAACTGGGACCGctacgacggcgaggacgatgcCGATGAATCCGCGGCCCCCTCGGAGTGGACCGGCGAGGTGGCGCCGCGCAGCAAGGGCGCAGACTTCGGCTTCCTGCTCGAGCAGGCTCGGGCTCAGCCCCGCGAGGCGCAGCGTCTCTCCTCCCAGGATTCGCCATTCG attttatgCAGGCTTCAACCTCTATGCTTGAAGCTAAAGGGGAAGAGATTTTGTCCTGGTGTGAAGATGACAACTTCATCTTAGAAGATGATTTAGCACCCGATTTCGAG GTACCTTTTCTCTCCATGGATCTGCATGCATTGGCCACCCATCTTTCGAAGCTTAAGCTTTCTGAGAGGCTTTTCTTAGAGAAAGATCTGCTACCTGAGGATCTG GCTGTTGCATCTGAGGTCAATCAAATACAGATTCAAAGAGGCACAGATGTGGATAGTGATGCTAAAGGCAGCTTGATTCATGACCATGACAGCATTCGTTGTGATGATCAAATGAAAGCAGATTGTCAGTTGAAATGTTTTGAAGAAGATAAATCCACATCATCACCCAAGACTAGTTCTCACTCTGTGCATTTGGACACTGGAGAAGATAATAACAATAGTGAAGGGGCAAAGTTTGAGGTGGTTGCTGCAGAAGAAGAACTTGATATGCTTCTTAATACGCTTGGTGGAACTCATCTTTCTGGCTCCAATTTAGATGAATCATTTGGAAACAAATCAACATTGCAAGATGTGAAAGTCAATCAACCAGATAAGAAAGTTACACCTAGCACTTCATCCAAATCATCGGTGACTGCTGCTTGTGACGATGCTCTAGATGACTTGCTTTCAGAGACTTCTCCTTCTGTCCAGAATGAAGGTTTTGCTGAACCAGGCTCAACTTCCAAGAATGACCACAATATTGACATCAGATATGCTAACCAGATAGATATATCTACATCTATTGATGATTTGGTGGACGACTTGCTCACTGACACTTCACTGTGCTTGAATGGACAGAAACAAACTACATCTGCTAAGGGCAAAGACAACATCTCAAGTGTCAGTGTTCCTCCTAATTCCGGACCCTCAAATGCGTCGGACGATTTTGATTCATGGTTTGATTCTCTCTAG
- the LOC9269297 gene encoding monothiol glutaredoxin-S9: protein MYQAIPYNANRAWPAASRPATAAAAPPPPPPRGEEEEVRRAVAECPVVVVGRSGCCLSHVVKRLLQGLGVNPAVHEVAGEAELAGVVAGGGGVALPAVFVGGRLLGGLDRLMAVHISGELVPILKEAGALWL from the coding sequence atgtaCCAGGCGATCCCGTACAACGCGAACCGGgcttggccggcggcgagccggccggcgacggcggcggcggcgccgccgccgccgccgccgcgtggcgaggaggaggaggtgaggagggcggtggcggagtgcccggtggtggtggtgggtcgGAGCGGGTGCTGCCTGAGCCACGTCGTGAAGCGGCTGCTGCAGGGGCTCGGGGTCAACCCGGCGGTGCacgaggtcgccggcgaggccgagctcgccggggtggtcgccggcggcggcggcgtcgcgctgCCGGCGGTGTTCGTCGGCGGGAGGCTCCTCGGCGGGCTCGACCGGCTCATGGCCGTGCACATCTCCGGCGAGCTCGTGCCCATTCTGAAGGAGGCCGGTGCACTCTGGCTCTGA